From a region of the Nitrospira sp. genome:
- the lpdA gene encoding dihydrolipoyl dehydrogenase, with translation MAAQREHDLIIIGAGPGGYIAAIRAAQLGMNVACVEREPALGGTCLRVGCIPSKALLESSELFVAARERFKAHGIRLADVTLDLSTMLGRKNEIVDRLTKGVDGLFRKHKIVRYLGHGRISGPGAVVVETDKETVALRARRILIATGSTPANLPGVRLDGDRIATSTEALSYPDVPDHLVIIGAGYIGIELGSVWRRLGAKVTVVEYLDRILSGMDVEIAAEAKQMLERQGLDFRLSSRVTGARVEGDHCIVECEGAEPISCDRLLVAVGRIPMTANLGLETVGITPDEHGRIAVDEHFTTNATGIYAIGDVIRGPMLAHKASEEGIACVETIAGGYGHVQYEAIPSVVYTYPEIASVGRTEEELRQAEIDYRKGVFPFSASGRARALGQTEGRIKVLADKKTDRLLGVHILGPRAGDLIAEAATAMAFGASSEDIARTCHAHPTLAEAFREAALAVQGRALHI, from the coding sequence ATGGCTGCTCAGCGCGAGCATGATTTGATCATCATCGGTGCCGGTCCCGGAGGCTACATAGCCGCCATCCGAGCTGCGCAACTTGGGATGAACGTGGCCTGCGTGGAGCGAGAACCAGCGCTCGGCGGGACCTGTCTCCGTGTAGGATGTATCCCGAGTAAGGCGCTGCTCGAGTCGAGCGAGCTCTTCGTCGCCGCCCGTGAGCGTTTCAAGGCACACGGCATTCGACTTGCGGACGTGACACTCGATCTTTCGACCATGCTGGGCCGGAAGAATGAAATTGTGGATCGTCTCACGAAAGGCGTCGACGGCCTTTTCAGGAAACATAAGATCGTTCGGTACCTCGGGCACGGACGGATTTCTGGACCAGGAGCAGTCGTCGTGGAGACCGACAAGGAAACTGTAGCCCTGCGGGCTCGCCGGATTCTGATCGCGACCGGGAGCACACCGGCGAATTTGCCTGGAGTCAGGCTCGATGGCGATCGCATTGCCACGAGCACCGAGGCACTCAGCTATCCCGATGTGCCGGACCATCTCGTGATCATCGGCGCGGGATATATCGGCATCGAGCTCGGGTCCGTGTGGCGTCGGCTCGGTGCGAAGGTCACGGTCGTTGAGTATCTGGACCGCATTCTTTCGGGGATGGACGTGGAGATTGCCGCTGAGGCGAAACAGATGCTCGAACGGCAGGGCCTCGACTTTCGCCTCAGCAGCCGCGTGACGGGGGCACGGGTTGAGGGCGATCACTGTATCGTGGAATGCGAAGGGGCAGAGCCCATCAGCTGTGACCGCCTGTTGGTGGCAGTGGGGCGAATCCCGATGACGGCGAACCTGGGACTGGAGACCGTCGGCATCACGCCTGACGAGCATGGCCGCATCGCCGTGGACGAGCACTTCACTACGAACGCAACCGGCATCTACGCCATCGGCGATGTCATCCGTGGCCCGATGCTCGCCCACAAGGCGTCGGAAGAAGGAATCGCCTGTGTGGAGACGATCGCAGGCGGCTACGGACATGTGCAGTATGAGGCGATCCCCAGCGTGGTCTATACGTACCCAGAAATCGCGTCGGTTGGAAGGACGGAGGAGGAGCTTCGACAGGCGGAGATCGACTACCGAAAAGGAGTCTTTCCGTTTTCTGCGAGCGGCCGCGCGCGAGCCCTGGGCCAGACCGAGGGGCGCATCAAGGTACTCGCCGATAAAAAGACCGATCGCCTGCTTGGGGTCCACATCCTCGGGCCTCGAGCCGGTGACTTGATTGCCGAGGCGGCCACCGCGATGGCCTTCGGCGCGAGCAGCGAGGACATCGCCAGGACCTGCCACGCACATCCGACCCTGGCTGAAGCGTTCCGGGAAGCAGCGCTCGCGGTGCAGGGACGAGCGCTTCACATCTAG